In Strix uralensis isolate ZFMK-TIS-50842 chromosome 26, bStrUra1, whole genome shotgun sequence, a genomic segment contains:
- the C1QTNF5 gene encoding complement C1q tumor necrosis factor-related protein 5, with translation MKQLFLLFFLGLITGSLQIEDNKIPGLCSGQPGIPGTPGLHGGQGLPGRDGRDGRDGAMGMPGEKGEMGPPGAPGPRGEVGSPGVDGMHGEKGAQGECAVAPRSAFSAKRSESRSPPLADQPIRFDVVLINEQGHYDPTTGKFTCEVPGLYYFAVHATVYRASLQFDIMKNGQSIASFFQYYGNWPKPTSLSGGALVRLEPEDEVWVQVGVGDYIGFYASVKTDSTFTGFLVYSYWQNSAVFA, from the exons ATGAagcagctcttcctcctcttcttcctcggGCTCATCACCGGCTCCTTGCAGATCGAAGACAACAAGATCCctgggctgtgctcagggcaGCCAGGCATCCCAGGGACCCCAGGCCTGCACGGGGGCCAGGGTCTGCCAGGCAGAGACGGACGAGACGGCCGGGACGGGGCGATGGGGATGCCGGGGGAGAAGGGCGAGATGGGCCCTCCGG gagcgCCCGGTCCCCGTGGGGAGGTGGGCAGCCCCGGCGTGGACGGCATGCACGGTGAGAAGGGGGCGCAGGGTGAGTGCGCGGTGGCCCCCCGCTCGGCCTTCAGCGCCAAGCGCTCCGAGTCGCGCAGCCCACCGCTGGCGGACCAGCCCATCCGCTTCGACGTGGTGCTCATCAACGAGCAGGGCCACTACGACCCCACCACGGGCAAATTCACCTGTGAGGTGCCCGGCCTCTACTACTTCGCTGTCCATGCCACTGTCTACCGTGCCAGCCTCCAGTTCGACATCATGAAGAATGGCCAGTCCATCGCCTCCTTCTTCCAGTACTACGGGAACTGGCCCAAGCCCACCTCGCTCTCGGGGGGGGCCCTGGTCCGCCTGGAGCCCGAGGACGAGGTGTGGGTGCAGGTGGGCGTGGGGGACTACATCGGCTTCTACGCCAGCGTCAAGACGGACAGCACCTTCACCGGCTTCCTGGTCTACTCCTACTGGCAAAACTCCGCCGTCTTCGCCTGA
- the MFRP gene encoding membrane frizzled-related protein isoform X1 — protein sequence MKDFTEITLCPEALDHSKTEFCNPVFEGEEPRAAPSAEHPSDEDRTSPVSPRDGLGRQLWGQADWRYRADCKFTWLCVALMSAVLLFLIALLMGIVIHQLTSPQPPSTPATALPAHGAAATTAAPTRGDPPASKTAATPTQSWLPTASTAAPACGGTLSGAEGSFSSPNYPGPYPPDALCIWRIEVGPGLAIQLKMETFSVEGTASCLFDRVELYEEQGTSGMDPAPARGGPTRFCGNVAPPTFNTNSNHLRVTFVSDSSVGAPGFSAHYRAVAPSEKSCAWDEHVCDQGLCLHLGFICDGFHDCTDKSDEANCSLKHKECGGPLTALEGHFSTPSHPQPYPHQQLCLWQISVPVGHVIDLHFHNFSLESHEDCSFDFVEVHDSAGTGVASLMGRFCGHQLPPTLTSSRHVMTILFVADEGVADDGFFATYQARNATEKTCSPSEFSCGNGECQALESVCDGWHDCPDGTDELNCTGVSYPAFGSVCEPVEVEMCLGLGYNATSFPNIWLAIPDQEGAAEVLQDYQTLMELACYQHLRLLICSLFVPKCIPDGGVLQPCRAVCLAAELQCQQSLGLLGILWPINCNILPDSNDPVECFQP from the exons ATGAAAGACTTCACCGAAATCACACTTTGCCCTGAGGCTCTGGACCACAGCAAG ACTGAGTTCTGCAACCCTGTCTTCGAGGGCGAGGAGCCCCGGGCAGCACCAAGCGCCGAGCACCCATCAGATGAGGACAGGACCAGCCCCGTATCGCCCCGGGACGGCCTCG GCCGGCAGCTCTGGGGCCAGGCAGACTGGCGGTACCGTGCTGACTGCAAGTTCACCTGGCTCTGCGTGGCTCTGATGAGCgctgtcctcctcttcctcatcgcCCTCCTGATGGGCATCGTCATCCATC AGCTGACGTCCCCGcagccacccagcaccccagccacagccctgcctgcccatggcGCTGCCGCCACCACTGCAGCACCCACCCGAGGGGACCCCCCCGCCTCCAAAACAGCTGCCACCCCAacccagagctggctgcccacagccagcactgcagcaccAG CCTGTGGCGGGACCCTGAGTGGCGCCGAGGGCTCCTTCAGCTCTCCCAACTACCCCGGTCCCTACCCACCTGACGCACTCTGCATCTGGCGCATCGAGGTGGGCCCTGGCCTCGCCATCCAGCTGAAGATGGAGACGTTCAGCGTGGAGGGCACTGCCTCCTGCCTCTTCGACCGCGTGGAGCTCTATGAAGAGCAGGGGACCAGCGGCATGGATCCTGCCCCGGCTCGGGGGGGCCCCACCAG GTTTTGTGGCAACGTGGCTCCCCCGACCTTCAACACCAACTCCAACCATCTGCGTGTCACCTTTGTGTCCGACAGCAGCGTGGGCGCCCCAGGCTTCAGCGCCCACTACCGTGCCGTGGCCCCCAGTGAGA AGAGCTGTGCCTGGGATGAGCATGTGTGTGACCAGGGGCTCTGCCTCCACCTGGGCTTCATCTGCGATGGCTTCCATGACTGCACGGACAAGAGCGATGAGGCCAACTGCAGCCTGAAACACAAAG AGTGCGGGGGTCCACTGACTGCCTTAGAGGGGCATTTCTCCACCCCGAGCCATCCCCAGCCGTACCCACACCAGCAG ctgtgCCTCTGGCAGATCTCAGTGCCCGTGGGCCATGTCATCGACCTGCACTTCCACAACTTCAGCCTGGAGTCACATGAGGACTGCAGCTTCGACTTCGTGGAGGTGCATGACAGCGCAGGCACGGGGGTCGCCAGCCTCATGGGCAG GTTCTGTGGCCACCAGCTGCCACCCACCCTGACCTCCTCACGCCATGTCATGACCATTCTCTTCGTGGCAGACGAGGGAGTAGCAGACGATGGGTTCTTCGCCACCTACCAAGCCCGCAATGCCACAGAGA AGACCTGCAGCCCCTCAGAGTTCTCCTGTGGAAATGGTGAGTGCCAGGCACTGGAGTCTGTGTGTGACGGCTGGCATGACTGCCCCGATGGTACTGACGAGCTGAACTGCACTGGGGTCTCCTACCCAGCCTTCG GGTCTGTCTGTGAGCCTGTGGAAGTGGAGatgtgcctggggctgggctacAATGCCACCTCCTTCCCCAACATCTGGCTGGCCATCCCGGACCAGGAGGGAGCCGCTGAGGTGCTGCAGGACTACCAG ACGCTGATGGAACTCGCCTGCTACCAGCACCTCCGCCTCCTCATCTGCAGCCTCTTCGTGCCCAAGTGCATCCCGGATGGTGGTGTCCTGCAGCCCTGCCGAGCCGTGTGCCTGGCTGCTGAGCTGCAGTGCCAGCAGTCCCTCGGCCTCCTCGGCATCCTCTGGCCCATCAACTGCAATATCCTGCCCGACTCCAATGACCCCGTAGAGTGTTTCCAGCCCTGA
- the MFRP gene encoding membrane frizzled-related protein isoform X2, whose translation MSAVLLFLIALLMGIVIHQLTSPQPPSTPATALPAHGAAATTAAPTRGDPPASKTAATPTQSWLPTASTAAPACGGTLSGAEGSFSSPNYPGPYPPDALCIWRIEVGPGLAIQLKMETFSVEGTASCLFDRVELYEEQGTSGMDPAPARGGPTRFCGNVAPPTFNTNSNHLRVTFVSDSSVGAPGFSAHYRAVAPSEKSCAWDEHVCDQGLCLHLGFICDGFHDCTDKSDEANCSLKHKECGGPLTALEGHFSTPSHPQPYPHQQLCLWQISVPVGHVIDLHFHNFSLESHEDCSFDFVEVHDSAGTGVASLMGRFCGHQLPPTLTSSRHVMTILFVADEGVADDGFFATYQARNATEKTCSPSEFSCGNGECQALESVCDGWHDCPDGTDELNCTGVSYPAFGSVCEPVEVEMCLGLGYNATSFPNIWLAIPDQEGAAEVLQDYQTLMELACYQHLRLLICSLFVPKCIPDGGVLQPCRAVCLAAELQCQQSLGLLGILWPINCNILPDSNDPVECFQP comes from the exons ATGAGCgctgtcctcctcttcctcatcgcCCTCCTGATGGGCATCGTCATCCATC AGCTGACGTCCCCGcagccacccagcaccccagccacagccctgcctgcccatggcGCTGCCGCCACCACTGCAGCACCCACCCGAGGGGACCCCCCCGCCTCCAAAACAGCTGCCACCCCAacccagagctggctgcccacagccagcactgcagcaccAG CCTGTGGCGGGACCCTGAGTGGCGCCGAGGGCTCCTTCAGCTCTCCCAACTACCCCGGTCCCTACCCACCTGACGCACTCTGCATCTGGCGCATCGAGGTGGGCCCTGGCCTCGCCATCCAGCTGAAGATGGAGACGTTCAGCGTGGAGGGCACTGCCTCCTGCCTCTTCGACCGCGTGGAGCTCTATGAAGAGCAGGGGACCAGCGGCATGGATCCTGCCCCGGCTCGGGGGGGCCCCACCAG GTTTTGTGGCAACGTGGCTCCCCCGACCTTCAACACCAACTCCAACCATCTGCGTGTCACCTTTGTGTCCGACAGCAGCGTGGGCGCCCCAGGCTTCAGCGCCCACTACCGTGCCGTGGCCCCCAGTGAGA AGAGCTGTGCCTGGGATGAGCATGTGTGTGACCAGGGGCTCTGCCTCCACCTGGGCTTCATCTGCGATGGCTTCCATGACTGCACGGACAAGAGCGATGAGGCCAACTGCAGCCTGAAACACAAAG AGTGCGGGGGTCCACTGACTGCCTTAGAGGGGCATTTCTCCACCCCGAGCCATCCCCAGCCGTACCCACACCAGCAG ctgtgCCTCTGGCAGATCTCAGTGCCCGTGGGCCATGTCATCGACCTGCACTTCCACAACTTCAGCCTGGAGTCACATGAGGACTGCAGCTTCGACTTCGTGGAGGTGCATGACAGCGCAGGCACGGGGGTCGCCAGCCTCATGGGCAG GTTCTGTGGCCACCAGCTGCCACCCACCCTGACCTCCTCACGCCATGTCATGACCATTCTCTTCGTGGCAGACGAGGGAGTAGCAGACGATGGGTTCTTCGCCACCTACCAAGCCCGCAATGCCACAGAGA AGACCTGCAGCCCCTCAGAGTTCTCCTGTGGAAATGGTGAGTGCCAGGCACTGGAGTCTGTGTGTGACGGCTGGCATGACTGCCCCGATGGTACTGACGAGCTGAACTGCACTGGGGTCTCCTACCCAGCCTTCG GGTCTGTCTGTGAGCCTGTGGAAGTGGAGatgtgcctggggctgggctacAATGCCACCTCCTTCCCCAACATCTGGCTGGCCATCCCGGACCAGGAGGGAGCCGCTGAGGTGCTGCAGGACTACCAG ACGCTGATGGAACTCGCCTGCTACCAGCACCTCCGCCTCCTCATCTGCAGCCTCTTCGTGCCCAAGTGCATCCCGGATGGTGGTGTCCTGCAGCCCTGCCGAGCCGTGTGCCTGGCTGCTGAGCTGCAGTGCCAGCAGTCCCTCGGCCTCCTCGGCATCCTCTGGCCCATCAACTGCAATATCCTGCCCGACTCCAATGACCCCGTAGAGTGTTTCCAGCCCTGA
- the USP2 gene encoding ubiquitin carboxyl-terminal hydrolase 2 isoform X2 encodes MRDSYTVTLPEEPPALPDLHKDLRPRASMPGSLLVSTFVGLVLNKTKSSKAVQGLTGLRNLGNTCFMNSILQCLSNTKELRDYCLQNHYLRDLNNNSRMRTALMSEFAKLIQLLWTSSPNDSVSPSEFKTQIQRYAPRFVGYNQQDAQEFLRFLLDGLHSEVNRVLVRPRASTDTLDHLPDDEKSRQMWRRYQEREDSRIGDLFVGQLKSSLTCSECGYCSTAFDPFWDLSLPIPKKGYGEVTLMDCLRLFTKEDVLDGDEKPTCCRCKARTRCTKKFSIQKFPKILVLHLKRFSEARIRTSKLTTFVNFQLKDLDLREFASQSCNHAVYNLYAVSNHSGTTMGGHYTAYCKSPVSSEWHSFNDSRVTPMSSSHVRSSDAYLLFYELASPSSRM; translated from the exons ATGAGGGACTCCTACACAGTGACGCTGCCCGAGGAGCCCCCCGCGCTCCCCGACCTTCACAAGGACCTGCGTCCACGCGCCTCCATGCCAGGGTCCCTGCTGGTCTCCACCTTCGTCGGGCTCGTCCTCAACAAGACCAAG agctccaAGGCAGTGCAGGGGCTGACCGGCCTGCGAAACCTCGGCAATACG TGCTTCATGAACTCCATCCTGCAGTGCCTGAGCAACACCAAGGAGCTACGGGATTACTGCTTGCAGAACCACTACCTGCGGGACCTCAACAACAACAGCCGCATGCGCACCGCGCTCATGTCAG AGTTTGCAAAGCTGATTCAGCTCCTCTGGACCTCATCCCCCAACGACAGCGTGAGCCCCTCCGAGTTCAAGACGCAGATCCAGAGATATGCCCCTCGCTTTGTCGGCTACAA CCAGCAGGACGCACAGGAGTTCCTGCGGTTCCTCCTCGACGGGCTGCACAGTGAGGTGAACCGTGTGCTGGTGCGGCCACGGGCCAGCACAGACACCCTGGACCACCTCCC CGATGACGAGAAGAGCCGCCAGATGTGGAGGAGGTACCAGGAGAGGGAGGACAGCCGCATTGGCG ACCTCTTTGTTGGGCAGCTGAAGAGTTCACTGACCTGCAGTGAGTGTGGCTACTGCTCCACAGCCTTCGACCCCTTCTGGGACCTGTCCCTGCCCATCCCCAAG AAAGGCTATGGGGAGGTGACTCTCATGGACTGCCTACGGCTCTTCACCAAAGAGGACGTGCTGGACGGGGATGAGAAACCG ACATGTTGTCGCTGCAAAGCCAGGACGAGGTGCACAAAGAAATTTAGCATCCAGAAGTTTCCCAAAATTCTGGTGCTTC ACCTGAAGCGCTTCTCAGAAGCCAGGATACGAACGAGCAAGCTCACCACCTTCGTCAACTTCCAGCTGAAGGACCTGGACCTCCGGGAGTTTGCCTCACAGAGCTGCA ACCACGCCGTTTACAACCTCTACGCCGTCTCCAACCACTCGGGCACCACCATGGGGGGACACTACACTGCTTACTGCAAGAGCCCCGTCTCCAGCGAGTGGCACAGTTTCAATGACTCCCG TGTTACCCCGATGTCATCCAGCCACGTCCGCAGCAGTGATGCCTACCTGCTCTTCTATGAGCTGGCCAGCCCGTCCTCCCGCATGTAG
- the USP2 gene encoding ubiquitin carboxyl-terminal hydrolase 2 isoform X1, producing MSQLSSTLKRYVDSSRYAETTYSKVPSGYSSYTSYGSTLATSYADSDKIGFKSSYLASPRYHHTGLSPSSGYDSSRLPLYPDSSIRLSPTYIRAQPRLPGSGLSGGACYTFAGAPSSPPGYLPATAPLSRHKSISHSDLAREFSGLHASDSAYAPIPGPLSTRGRQELGTLQGLYQAATRSDYVRGYLESYGRKSGHGSLPTGPLSPSQAILGSALPPSGTRCASQPCERNDGYCDMPAQDPTSSKAVQGLTGLRNLGNTCFMNSILQCLSNTKELRDYCLQNHYLRDLNNNSRMRTALMSEFAKLIQLLWTSSPNDSVSPSEFKTQIQRYAPRFVGYNQQDAQEFLRFLLDGLHSEVNRVLVRPRASTDTLDHLPDDEKSRQMWRRYQEREDSRIGDLFVGQLKSSLTCSECGYCSTAFDPFWDLSLPIPKKGYGEVTLMDCLRLFTKEDVLDGDEKPTCCRCKARTRCTKKFSIQKFPKILVLHLKRFSEARIRTSKLTTFVNFQLKDLDLREFASQSCNHAVYNLYAVSNHSGTTMGGHYTAYCKSPVSSEWHSFNDSRVTPMSSSHVRSSDAYLLFYELASPSSRM from the exons ATGTCCCAGCTTTCCTCCACCCTAAAGCGGTACGTTGACTCATCCCGCTATGCCGAGACCACTTACAGCAAGGTGCCCAGCGGTTACAGCTCCTATACCTCCTATGGATCCACCTTGGCCACATCCTATGCAGACAGCGACAAAATCGGCTTCAAAAGCAGCTACCTGGCCTCCCCCCGGTACCACCACACGGGGCTGTCCCCAAGCAGTGGCTATGACAGCAGCCGGCTGCCCCTGTACCCTGACTCCAGCATCCGCCTGAGCCCCACGTACATCCGCGCCCAGCCCCGGCTGCCTGGCAGTGGGCTGAGCGGGGGTGCGTGCTACACCTTCGCAGGGGCCCCCAGCAGCCCTCCTGGCTACCTGCCTGCCACAGCGCCTCTCAGTCGTCACAAATCCATCAGCCACTCGGACCTGGCACGGGAGTTTTCGGGGCTCCACGCCTCAGACAGCGCCTACGCACCCATCCCCGGCCCCCTCAGCACCCGGGGCCGCCAGGAGCTCGGCACCCTGCAGGGTCTCTACCAGGCTGCCACACGCTCCGACTACGTCCGTGGCTACCTGGAGAGCTACGGGAGAAAAAGTGGCCACGGCAGCCTCCCCACGGGCCCCCTCAGCCCCTCACAGGCCATCCTTGGCTCTGCCCTGCCACCCTCGGGCACGCGCTGTGCCAGCCAGCCCTGCGAGAGGAATGATGGCTACTGCGACATGCCCGCCCAGGACCCCACG agctccaAGGCAGTGCAGGGGCTGACCGGCCTGCGAAACCTCGGCAATACG TGCTTCATGAACTCCATCCTGCAGTGCCTGAGCAACACCAAGGAGCTACGGGATTACTGCTTGCAGAACCACTACCTGCGGGACCTCAACAACAACAGCCGCATGCGCACCGCGCTCATGTCAG AGTTTGCAAAGCTGATTCAGCTCCTCTGGACCTCATCCCCCAACGACAGCGTGAGCCCCTCCGAGTTCAAGACGCAGATCCAGAGATATGCCCCTCGCTTTGTCGGCTACAA CCAGCAGGACGCACAGGAGTTCCTGCGGTTCCTCCTCGACGGGCTGCACAGTGAGGTGAACCGTGTGCTGGTGCGGCCACGGGCCAGCACAGACACCCTGGACCACCTCCC CGATGACGAGAAGAGCCGCCAGATGTGGAGGAGGTACCAGGAGAGGGAGGACAGCCGCATTGGCG ACCTCTTTGTTGGGCAGCTGAAGAGTTCACTGACCTGCAGTGAGTGTGGCTACTGCTCCACAGCCTTCGACCCCTTCTGGGACCTGTCCCTGCCCATCCCCAAG AAAGGCTATGGGGAGGTGACTCTCATGGACTGCCTACGGCTCTTCACCAAAGAGGACGTGCTGGACGGGGATGAGAAACCG ACATGTTGTCGCTGCAAAGCCAGGACGAGGTGCACAAAGAAATTTAGCATCCAGAAGTTTCCCAAAATTCTGGTGCTTC ACCTGAAGCGCTTCTCAGAAGCCAGGATACGAACGAGCAAGCTCACCACCTTCGTCAACTTCCAGCTGAAGGACCTGGACCTCCGGGAGTTTGCCTCACAGAGCTGCA ACCACGCCGTTTACAACCTCTACGCCGTCTCCAACCACTCGGGCACCACCATGGGGGGACACTACACTGCTTACTGCAAGAGCCCCGTCTCCAGCGAGTGGCACAGTTTCAATGACTCCCG TGTTACCCCGATGTCATCCAGCCACGTCCGCAGCAGTGATGCCTACCTGCTCTTCTATGAGCTGGCCAGCCCGTCCTCCCGCATGTAG
- the THY1 gene encoding thy-1 membrane glycoprotein isoform X1, which produces MAPLPVTATARHLSGEMNPTVGITVILTVLQAAHCQMVKDLSACLLGQSLRVDCRYENKTSNPLTYEFSITKDNRKHVIHSTMSVSENIYRSRANVTMHKNLVCLYLQSFTTSDEGVYMCELKAASDYTSNQKKNITVIKDKLEKCAGFSLLIQNTSWLLLLLLSLPLLQAVDFVSL; this is translated from the exons ATG gctccccTCCCAGTGACAGCCACCGCCAGGCACCTCAGCGGAGAGATGAACCCCACCGTCGGCATCACTGTCATCCTGACAG TCCTCCAGGCCGCCCACTGCCAGATGGTCAAGGACCTGAGTGCCTGCCTGCTGGGCCAGAGCCTCCGGGTGGACTGCCGTTATGAGAACAAAACCAGCAACCCCCTGACCTACGAGTTCAGCATCACCAAGGACAACAGGAAGCACGTCATCCACAGCACCATGAGCGTCTCCGAGAACATCTACCGGAGCCGAGCCAACGTCACCATGCACAAGAACCTGGTGTGCCTCTACCTGCAGAGCTTCACCACCAGCGATGAGGGTGTCTACATGTGCGAGCTGAAGGCCGCCAGCGACTACACCAGCAAccagaaaaagaacatcactgtCATCAAAG ACAAACTGGAGAAATGCGCCGGCTTCAGCCTCTTGATCCAGAACACTTCgtggctcctgctgcttctcctttccctgcctctcctgcaAGCTGTGGACTTCGTGTCCCTGTGA
- the THY1 gene encoding thy-1 membrane glycoprotein isoform X2, with the protein MNPTVGITVILTVLQAAHCQMVKDLSACLLGQSLRVDCRYENKTSNPLTYEFSITKDNRKHVIHSTMSVSENIYRSRANVTMHKNLVCLYLQSFTTSDEGVYMCELKAASDYTSNQKKNITVIKDKLEKCAGFSLLIQNTSWLLLLLLSLPLLQAVDFVSL; encoded by the exons ATGAACCCCACCGTCGGCATCACTGTCATCCTGACAG TCCTCCAGGCCGCCCACTGCCAGATGGTCAAGGACCTGAGTGCCTGCCTGCTGGGCCAGAGCCTCCGGGTGGACTGCCGTTATGAGAACAAAACCAGCAACCCCCTGACCTACGAGTTCAGCATCACCAAGGACAACAGGAAGCACGTCATCCACAGCACCATGAGCGTCTCCGAGAACATCTACCGGAGCCGAGCCAACGTCACCATGCACAAGAACCTGGTGTGCCTCTACCTGCAGAGCTTCACCACCAGCGATGAGGGTGTCTACATGTGCGAGCTGAAGGCCGCCAGCGACTACACCAGCAAccagaaaaagaacatcactgtCATCAAAG ACAAACTGGAGAAATGCGCCGGCTTCAGCCTCTTGATCCAGAACACTTCgtggctcctgctgcttctcctttccctgcctctcctgcaAGCTGTGGACTTCGTGTCCCTGTGA